In one Winogradskyella sp. MH6 genomic region, the following are encoded:
- a CDS encoding (Fe-S)-binding protein, with product MEYIPNILFAVILVLGIGYFAKNIKTLIRNIKLGREVDASDHKSERWRNMARIALGQSKMVKRPIAGFLHIVVYIGFIIINIEVLEIIIDGLFGTHRIGLKVLPESVYGFLIGAFEILAVLVLVAVVVFWLRRNVIKLKRFLSSEMKGWPKNDGNIILYFEVVLMCLFLVMNATDTTFQNLGHGNVISQFIAPWFGDNTDTLHIIERSAWWLHIVGILIFLNYLYFSKHLHILLAFPNTYFGSVEPKGKFNNLEAVTNEVKLMMDPNADPFAAAPEGAEEEVPAKFGASDVMDLNQIQLLNAYTCTECGRCTSSCPANLTGKKLSPRKIMMDTRDRLEEVGKNIDANGGEFKDDGKQLLGDYITNEELWACTTCNACVEECPVSINPLSIILEMRRYLVMEKSAAPMELNNMMTNIENNGAPWPYNQMDRLNWVNED from the coding sequence ATGGAATATATACCAAATATACTTTTTGCAGTTATCCTGGTTTTGGGTATCGGTTATTTTGCAAAAAATATTAAGACACTTATTCGCAACATTAAGCTTGGTAGAGAAGTCGATGCTAGTGATCATAAGAGCGAACGCTGGCGAAATATGGCCAGAATAGCTTTAGGGCAAAGCAAAATGGTAAAACGACCAATAGCAGGCTTTCTGCATATTGTAGTTTATATTGGTTTTATCATTATTAATATTGAAGTTTTAGAAATCATTATAGATGGTCTTTTCGGTACACATCGTATAGGACTTAAAGTTTTACCAGAGTCTGTTTACGGTTTTCTAATTGGTGCCTTCGAAATTTTAGCGGTATTGGTACTCGTTGCTGTAGTTGTGTTTTGGTTACGACGTAATGTCATTAAACTAAAACGCTTCCTTAGTTCAGAAATGAAAGGTTGGCCAAAGAATGATGGTAACATTATTTTGTATTTTGAAGTGGTATTAATGTGTTTATTTCTAGTAATGAATGCCACAGACACAACGTTTCAAAATTTAGGGCATGGTAATGTTATTTCGCAGTTTATAGCACCATGGTTTGGAGATAATACTGATACGTTACATATTATAGAACGTTCAGCTTGGTGGTTACATATTGTGGGTATATTAATCTTTTTAAATTACCTCTATTTTTCTAAACACTTGCATATCCTTTTGGCGTTTCCAAATACTTATTTCGGAAGTGTAGAACCAAAAGGAAAGTTCAACAACTTAGAAGCCGTTACTAATGAAGTAAAGCTAATGATGGATCCTAATGCAGATCCGTTTGCAGCAGCACCTGAGGGAGCTGAGGAAGAGGTGCCAGCCAAGTTTGGTGCCAGTGATGTTATGGATTTAAACCAAATTCAGCTTCTCAATGCATACACTTGTACAGAGTGTGGTCGTTGTACATCCTCATGTCCTGCTAACTTAACAGGCAAGAAATTGTCGCCACGTAAGATTATGATGGATACGCGTGATCGTTTGGAAGAAGTAGGTAAGAACATCGATGCAAATGGTGGAGAATTTAAAGATGACGGAAAACAACTTCTTGGAGATTACATAACTAATGAAGAACTTTGGGCATGTACCACGTGTAATGCTTGTGTAGAAGAATGTCCTGTAAGTATTAATCCATTGTCTATAATTTTAGAAATGCGTCGTTATTTAGTCATGGAAAAGAGTGCTGCACCAATGGAGCTGAATAATATGATGACTAATATTGAAAACAACGGTGCACCTTGGCCTTATAACCAAATGGATCGTTTAAATTGGGTTAACGAAGATTAA
- a CDS encoding Rid family detoxifying hydrolase, giving the protein MKKIINTPNAPAPIGPYNQAVLVGNTLYTSGQIALHPKTMLLVTDTIEEETKQVMENMKAVLAAADMTFENVIKTSIFISDMHNFAKINTVYATYFNEDTAPARETVEVANLPKFVNVEISMIAVK; this is encoded by the coding sequence ATGAAAAAAATTATTAACACACCAAACGCTCCTGCTCCTATAGGACCTTATAACCAAGCTGTTTTAGTTGGCAATACCTTATATACTTCCGGACAAATAGCATTACATCCTAAGACTATGCTATTGGTTACGGATACTATTGAGGAAGAGACAAAACAGGTTATGGAAAACATGAAAGCGGTCTTAGCTGCTGCAGACATGACCTTTGAAAATGTTATTAAAACATCTATCTTCATTAGCGACATGCACAATTTCGCTAAGATCAATACCGTTTATGCCACCTATTTTAACGAAGACACAGCTCCTGCCAGAGAGACTGTAGAAGTCGCTAACCTACCTAAATTTGTAAATGTAGAGATTAGTATGATTGCGGTTAAATAA
- a CDS encoding putative LPS assembly protein LptD, with amino-acid sequence MAFQKPSHTFTKIHLKGLRTNSLHILFALSFTVFINTFSLAQELPKKNEAILSEQKTDSTVVAKDKIEINADSLLNPPPNTKVVDSTKNDSVKKEGFLKDIVTYKAQDYVAVNQKKQQIRLYNKAEVKYEDMEITAGVIVIDYSKNLVYAGRIKDSTGYSQKPVFTQGANVIEPDSIIFNTDSRKALIFNSVTEQSGGTVIAERTKRENDSVYFISQGKFTTSENIEDPEYYIKMNRAKIVPNKKIVTGMSQMYIYDVPTPIAIPFAYFPMSKKQTSGIIFPSFGEDTGNDRGYFLQNGGYYFAISDYLDLAVLGDYYTNGSYGLRLQSNYAVRYKFRGNFSFRYENLINSERGFPDFSKSTIYNIRWSHSQDAKANPNSRFSASVNLGSSQYFTQSINQINQSNFLTNTLASSVSYSKTFQGEPQVNLSLSATHNQNTNTEAINLTLPTMQASMTRVYPFAPKSGTKKGIIQNVNFQVNARGEYRINTTDSLFGKSEMFDDARAGMRYSIPVTTNFKVFDHFSASVNANFEENWTLKTVNKSWDIVNQEEIEIVKNGFDRYLTYNFGASIGTTLYGMYNFQKKGKDPKIQAIRHVMRPSISYNVSPAFDQYYETYDVIDADGTTSDQVEYTRFENSLFGRPGNRYSSSIGLTVGNNFEAKIRAKDSTETEPKKIFLLNNLNLTTSYDLAADSLNWSPLRVTGGTQILNKKMNINFGMTLNPYALDSNNNLINKFNINNGGSLFRMTSANLNLSYSLNNDTFSGKDKEEERDEEADRRSATANARADDLFGVSQDFADQRLGDQKKDKSKEDEENNEFYNYKMPWSLRLSYAANYNNNRRQDEITSHSLMFSGDVELSPRWSIGASSGYDFLNQGFTFTQLRFERDLLSWRMNFTWVPFSNRSSWNFFIGIKSNLLKDLKYDQRRQPDRQLGN; translated from the coding sequence TTGGCGTTTCAAAAACCGAGCCATACTTTTACAAAAATACATTTAAAAGGATTGCGTACAAATAGCTTACACATACTTTTTGCCTTGAGTTTTACAGTGTTTATCAACACTTTTAGCTTGGCTCAAGAATTACCAAAAAAGAACGAAGCAATTCTTTCTGAGCAAAAAACAGATTCTACTGTTGTTGCTAAGGATAAGATTGAAATTAATGCCGATTCGCTATTAAACCCACCACCAAACACAAAAGTAGTTGACTCTACCAAAAATGACTCCGTAAAAAAGGAAGGCTTCTTAAAAGATATCGTAACCTACAAGGCACAAGATTATGTGGCTGTAAACCAAAAGAAACAGCAAATTAGGTTATACAATAAGGCTGAAGTAAAGTACGAAGACATGGAGATTACTGCTGGTGTTATAGTCATTGATTACAGCAAAAACCTTGTATATGCTGGTAGAATTAAAGACTCTACAGGCTATTCGCAAAAACCTGTATTTACACAAGGTGCTAATGTTATAGAACCAGATTCTATTATTTTCAATACCGACTCTAGAAAAGCATTAATTTTTAACTCTGTAACCGAACAAAGTGGTGGAACGGTAATTGCCGAGCGAACAAAGAGAGAAAACGACTCTGTATATTTTATTTCGCAAGGTAAATTTACCACCTCAGAAAACATTGAAGACCCTGAGTATTATATTAAAATGAATAGGGCTAAAATAGTACCAAACAAAAAGATTGTAACTGGTATGAGCCAAATGTACATTTATGATGTACCTACACCTATTGCCATTCCTTTTGCATATTTTCCAATGTCTAAAAAGCAAACTTCTGGTATTATTTTTCCTTCGTTTGGTGAAGATACTGGTAACGACAGAGGCTATTTTTTACAAAACGGAGGTTACTATTTTGCTATAAGTGATTATCTAGATTTAGCAGTATTAGGAGATTATTATACCAATGGTAGTTATGGCTTAAGGCTACAAAGCAACTATGCTGTACGTTATAAATTTAGAGGTAATTTTAGCTTTAGATACGAGAACCTGATTAATAGCGAGCGTGGTTTCCCAGATTTTTCAAAAAGTACCATTTACAATATTAGATGGTCGCATAGCCAAGACGCCAAAGCCAATCCGAATTCAAGATTTTCAGCATCGGTAAACTTAGGTAGTAGCCAGTATTTTACACAGTCTATCAATCAAATTAATCAGTCAAATTTTTTAACCAATACCCTAGCCTCTTCGGTATCGTATTCTAAGACATTTCAGGGAGAACCTCAGGTAAATCTAAGTTTATCTGCTACGCACAACCAAAACACCAATACCGAAGCCATCAATTTAACCTTGCCAACCATGCAAGCGTCCATGACCAGAGTGTATCCGTTTGCACCTAAATCTGGTACTAAAAAAGGGATAATTCAAAACGTTAACTTTCAGGTAAATGCCAGAGGTGAATACCGTATTAACACTACCGATTCCCTATTCGGAAAAAGTGAAATGTTTGATGATGCTCGTGCTGGTATGCGTTACTCTATACCAGTAACCACAAACTTTAAGGTTTTTGATCATTTTAGCGCAAGTGTTAATGCTAATTTTGAAGAAAACTGGACCCTAAAAACGGTAAACAAGTCTTGGGACATTGTCAATCAGGAAGAAATTGAAATTGTAAAAAATGGTTTTGACCGTTATTTAACCTACAACTTTGGTGCAAGTATTGGTACAACTTTGTATGGTATGTACAACTTTCAGAAAAAGGGAAAAGATCCAAAAATACAAGCTATTAGACATGTTATGCGTCCGTCTATAAGCTATAATGTTTCTCCTGCTTTTGATCAATACTATGAAACTTACGATGTTATAGATGCCGATGGCACCACAAGCGATCAAGTAGAATACACGCGCTTTGAGAATTCACTCTTCGGAAGACCTGGTAACCGCTACTCTAGTAGTATCGGTCTTACAGTTGGTAATAATTTTGAAGCCAAAATACGTGCTAAAGATTCAACCGAAACAGAGCCTAAAAAAATCTTTCTATTAAATAACCTTAACTTAACTACATCTTACGATTTAGCAGCAGATTCCTTAAACTGGAGTCCACTAAGAGTTACCGGAGGAACCCAAATTCTTAATAAGAAGATGAATATTAACTTTGGCATGACCTTAAATCCGTATGCTTTAGACAGCAACAATAATCTCATCAATAAGTTCAATATTAATAATGGTGGAAGTTTATTCCGTATGACATCAGCTAATTTAAATCTTAGCTACAGCTTAAATAACGATACATTTTCTGGAAAGGATAAAGAGGAAGAAAGAGACGAAGAAGCAGACCGTCGTTCTGCAACCGCCAATGCAAGAGCAGACGACCTCTTTGGTGTATCTCAAGATTTTGCAGATCAGCGACTCGGTGACCAGAAAAAAGACAAAAGCAAAGAAGATGAAGAAAATAATGAGTTCTACAACTATAAAATGCCTTGGAGTCTGAGATTGTCTTATGCTGCCAACTATAACAACAATAGACGACAAGACGAAATAACCTCGCACTCCTTAATGTTTTCTGGTGATGTAGAATTGTCTCCGCGTTGGTCTATTGGTGCATCATCTGGTTACGATTTTTTAAACCAAGGCTTTACCTTTACACAATTACGTTTTGAACGCGATTTACTAAGTTGGAGAATGAATTTTACTTGGGTACCTTTTAGTAACCGTAGCTCATGGAACTTTTTTATAGGTATTAAGTCTAACTTACTTAAAGATTTAAAATACGATCAACGTAGGCAACCAGACCGTCAATTGGGCAATTAG
- a CDS encoding VIT1/CCC1 transporter family protein, whose product MAENIDEFEDYLAPHYINRSNWLRAAVLGANDGILSTASIAIGVAAASDMREPIILATLAGLVAGALSMAAGEYVSVSSQTDVEKADIEREKEELNEMPEIELQRLAEIYEKRGLKKETALTVAKELTEHDALGAHIRDELGINEISQAKPIQAAFASGAAFTVGGLLPFLVTLFLPLSSMEYSLYGFALFFLIILGALAAKTGGSSIGKAIIRITFWGTVAMGLTALVGYLFNVNVA is encoded by the coding sequence ATGGCAGAAAACATAGACGAATTTGAGGATTACTTAGCACCTCATTATATAAATCGGAGCAATTGGTTGAGAGCAGCTGTACTAGGAGCTAATGATGGTATATTATCTACTGCCAGTATTGCAATTGGAGTTGCAGCAGCTAGTGATATGCGAGAGCCAATTATTTTGGCTACGTTAGCCGGATTAGTTGCTGGAGCTTTATCAATGGCAGCAGGAGAATATGTTTCTGTGAGTTCGCAAACAGATGTTGAAAAAGCTGATATTGAGCGCGAAAAGGAAGAACTCAATGAAATGCCAGAAATTGAATTACAACGACTCGCCGAAATTTATGAAAAAAGAGGACTTAAAAAAGAGACAGCATTAACAGTGGCTAAAGAATTAACAGAGCATGATGCTTTGGGAGCTCATATTAGAGACGAATTAGGAATTAATGAAATCAGTCAAGCTAAACCAATACAAGCTGCTTTTGCTTCTGGTGCAGCTTTTACAGTAGGAGGGCTACTGCCTTTTTTAGTAACATTATTTCTGCCTCTTTCAAGTATGGAATATTCACTTTATGGTTTTGCACTATTTTTTCTAATAATTCTAGGTGCATTGGCAGCTAAAACTGGTGGTTCGAGTATTGGCAAAGCAATAATCCGAATTACTTTTTGGGGAACAGTTGCAATGGGACTCACGGCTTTAGTTGGTTATTTATTTAATGTTAATGTCGCATAA
- a CDS encoding MlaD family protein has protein sequence MKISREVKTAVLVLSGIALFVYLFTFLKGDDLFSNTNTYYTEFDYNALSPSSSVTVKGNKVGKVEEIKYDFETGKTRVYFSVNPKLKFSKSSVIRLYETGLMGGNALAIVNSNQGELAKPGDFIPSEVQPGLITSLKSNFSGLSTDLDSTLRSADTLMTNLNKMVVDDSEAGLKSTIEELNATLKSFKSLSYSVQGVIKENDNKIAEILSSFSVTSENLSKLSDDIKDIELAKTISKFDESLTSINTLLASVNSNDGTLGKLLNDDALYNNLEAASKEMEELLLDIKLHPARYRRILSKKEIPYQPPTEDQKN, from the coding sequence TTGAAAATTTCTAGAGAAGTTAAAACAGCAGTATTAGTATTATCTGGTATTGCCCTTTTCGTTTATTTATTTACGTTTTTAAAAGGAGATGATCTTTTCTCCAATACCAATACGTATTATACCGAGTTTGATTATAATGCGCTCAGTCCATCATCTTCTGTAACCGTTAAAGGTAATAAGGTAGGTAAGGTAGAAGAGATTAAATACGATTTTGAGACTGGTAAAACTAGGGTGTATTTTTCCGTAAATCCTAAATTAAAGTTTTCTAAAAGTAGTGTTATTAGACTCTATGAAACAGGTTTAATGGGAGGTAATGCGCTTGCTATTGTAAATTCAAACCAAGGAGAATTAGCTAAACCAGGTGATTTTATTCCATCTGAAGTACAACCAGGCTTAATCACCTCATTAAAAAGTAATTTTTCAGGTCTAAGTACAGATTTAGACAGTACTCTTCGTTCAGCAGATACATTAATGACCAATCTTAATAAGATGGTAGTTGATGACTCAGAAGCTGGATTAAAAAGTACTATTGAAGAATTAAATGCTACGCTTAAATCCTTTAAGTCTTTATCTTATTCTGTTCAAGGTGTTATAAAAGAAAATGACAATAAAATTGCAGAGATTCTGAGTAGCTTCAGTGTAACAAGTGAAAACTTATCGAAGCTTTCAGATGATATAAAAGATATAGAGTTGGCTAAAACCATTTCAAAGTTTGATGAGTCTTTAACTTCAATAAATACATTATTGGCAAGTGTAAACAGTAATGATGGTACACTTGGTAAACTACTTAATGACGATGCCCTTTATAATAATCTTGAAGCAGCGTCTAAAGAAATGGAGGAGTTATTACTCGATATAAAATTACATCCTGCACGATACAGAAGGATTTTATCTAAGAAAGAAATTCCGTATCAACCACCAACAGAAGACCAAAAGAATTAA
- a CDS encoding OsmC family protein, whose amino-acid sequence MKYFSKASSISENNASIKIKSSEIAFGITSESADDLPNPAELFLGSFSACILKNVERFSHLMNFEYSNAELIVSATRLEKPPRMDELNYELKIYTQDNSLNIDLLKKNIEKFGTIFNTVKSSCSINGKIEKLTE is encoded by the coding sequence ATGAAGTATTTTAGTAAGGCAAGCTCAATTTCAGAAAACAATGCTTCAATAAAAATCAAATCATCTGAAATTGCTTTTGGAATTACATCAGAATCAGCTGATGATTTGCCAAATCCGGCCGAACTGTTTTTAGGCTCTTTTTCTGCATGTATACTTAAGAATGTTGAACGTTTTTCGCATTTAATGAATTTTGAATATTCTAATGCAGAATTAATAGTTAGTGCAACACGTCTCGAAAAACCACCAAGGATGGACGAGTTAAATTATGAGTTGAAAATCTACACTCAAGACAATAGTTTAAATATTGATTTGCTCAAAAAGAACATAGAGAAATTTGGAACAATATTTAATACAGTCAAAAGCTCGTGTAGCATAAATGGTAAAATTGAAAAACTAACTGAATAA
- a CDS encoding YceI family protein: MKRLNLILGALLFITAIHVNAQSETKNWSNDPAHSQLHFTVTHLGINDISGTFNQVAINVNTSKSDLSDASIELTAETNSINTLVEARDNHLKSADFFDAEKFPTITFKSTGLEKVSEGTYKLNGNLTMHGITKSVVLDLIYKGETVNPMSSKKTIAFKVTGTLNRSDFAVGDKFPEAIISDEVRIAFNGEFVQPGK; encoded by the coding sequence ATGAAACGTTTAAACTTAATTTTAGGAGCACTTTTGTTCATCACTGCAATTCATGTAAATGCACAATCAGAAACCAAAAACTGGTCTAATGACCCAGCACATTCTCAATTACATTTTACAGTAACACATTTAGGCATTAATGATATTAGCGGAACTTTTAATCAAGTTGCCATAAATGTAAACACCTCAAAATCTGATTTGAGCGATGCCTCTATAGAGCTAACAGCTGAGACCAATTCTATAAATACACTTGTTGAAGCACGAGACAACCATCTAAAAAGTGCTGATTTTTTTGATGCTGAAAAATTCCCAACCATAACTTTTAAAAGTACAGGATTGGAAAAAGTATCTGAAGGAACATACAAGCTTAACGGAAACCTGACCATGCACGGTATTACAAAGTCAGTTGTTTTAGACTTGATTTACAAGGGAGAAACCGTAAATCCTATGAGTTCTAAAAAAACGATTGCTTTTAAGGTTACAGGTACTCTAAACCGTTCAGACTTTGCTGTGGGAGATAAATTTCCAGAAGCTATTATTAGTGATGAAGTGCGTATTGCATTCAACGGGGAATTTGTTCAGCCAGGGAAGTAA
- the ygiD gene encoding 4,5-DOPA dioxygenase extradiol has translation MNRKEFIKSMALLPVLTSCMNVKDLDKMTAQMNSTSKMPVLFLGHGSPMNAIEENEFVAGFRKIGQELTKPNAILCISAHWETRGTYVTAMQNPPTIHDFGGFPQALFDVQYPAPGSPELAEETKKLITNTEVGLDDNWGLDHGAWSVIRHLYPNADIPVIQMSIDYTQPARYHFELAKQISSLRQKGVLIIGSGNMVHNLRMVAWRKLNEEFAFDWATEANEKMKSYILSNDFQPLIDFKSQGRAFDLAIPTPEHYLPLLYTLALKDENEKISLFNDKPVGGSLTMTSVKIEPN, from the coding sequence ATGAACCGAAAGGAATTTATAAAATCAATGGCACTTTTGCCAGTACTCACTTCATGTATGAATGTAAAAGATTTAGATAAAATGACTGCCCAAATGAACAGTACATCTAAAATGCCTGTACTGTTTTTGGGTCATGGAAGCCCAATGAATGCCATTGAGGAAAATGAATTTGTTGCCGGATTTAGAAAAATAGGTCAAGAACTTACAAAGCCAAATGCTATTCTTTGTATTTCGGCGCATTGGGAAACCAGAGGTACTTATGTAACAGCCATGCAAAACCCACCAACTATCCATGATTTTGGAGGGTTTCCGCAGGCATTGTTTGATGTACAATATCCTGCACCTGGAAGTCCGGAATTAGCAGAAGAAACCAAAAAGCTGATTACCAATACAGAAGTTGGATTAGATGATAATTGGGGACTAGACCATGGTGCATGGAGTGTTATAAGACATCTTTACCCAAATGCAGATATTCCTGTAATTCAAATGAGTATAGATTATACACAACCTGCTCGTTATCATTTTGAATTGGCGAAACAAATTAGTAGTCTTCGTCAAAAAGGTGTGCTGATTATAGGAAGTGGAAATATGGTGCATAACCTGCGAATGGTTGCATGGCGAAAGCTCAACGAAGAATTTGCTTTTGATTGGGCCACTGAGGCTAATGAAAAAATGAAAAGTTATATTTTGAGTAACGATTTTCAACCTTTGATAGATTTTAAATCGCAAGGAAGAGCGTTTGATTTGGCTATTCCTACACCAGAGCACTATTTGCCACTACTATATACCTTGGCGTTAAAAGACGAGAACGAAAAGATAAGTTTATTCAACGATAAACCCGTAGGAGGTTCATTGACAATGACATCAGTTAAAATTGAACCCAATTAA
- a CDS encoding N-acetylmuramoyl-L-alanine amidase family protein, producing MQTKRKYIIVFIVLTFITSLTCFTSLHAQDDKFVVVLDAGHGGHDPGRPTENGYKEKDIALKITLLLGAELEKNNDFKVIYTRKTDVFVTLKNRAKIANKADADLFVSIHCNAHHSQASGTETFVLGAKNSERNMAVAKAENEVIFLEDNYEQHYEGFDPSSAESTIALTIEQEVYVEQSIVLARKIEDNFKGKAKRKSRGLKQASLWVMHNTYMPSVLIETGFITNKTEGAFLNSKSGQVKVANAIKDAIIDYKKELDDNVGSSILGTEKLDTETVETLENLPLVYEGITFKVQIAASSKDLETKSYNFNGLSDISKLKVGKLYKYFYGSTSDYNKVKQLQEEAKSKGYTSSFVVAYNKKGEQIELDEALKSATN from the coding sequence ATGCAAACGAAACGAAAATATATAATAGTATTCATAGTTCTCACTTTTATCACTTCTTTAACATGCTTTACATCATTACATGCACAAGACGATAAGTTTGTTGTGGTTTTAGATGCAGGTCATGGTGGTCATGATCCTGGGAGACCTACAGAGAATGGTTACAAAGAAAAAGATATAGCATTAAAAATAACATTATTATTAGGAGCAGAACTAGAGAAGAATAATGATTTCAAGGTTATATATACGCGAAAAACAGATGTATTTGTAACGTTAAAAAACAGAGCAAAAATAGCTAATAAGGCAGATGCTGATCTTTTTGTGTCTATACATTGTAATGCTCATCATTCTCAAGCTTCTGGAACTGAAACTTTTGTTTTAGGAGCTAAGAATTCAGAACGAAATATGGCAGTAGCTAAAGCTGAAAACGAAGTAATCTTTTTAGAGGATAACTATGAACAGCATTATGAGGGCTTTGATCCAAGCTCGGCAGAATCTACCATTGCTTTAACTATTGAGCAAGAAGTTTACGTTGAACAGAGTATTGTATTGGCACGAAAAATTGAAGATAATTTTAAAGGTAAAGCCAAGCGAAAAAGTAGAGGTTTAAAACAAGCTAGTTTATGGGTTATGCATAATACATATATGCCAAGTGTTTTAATAGAGACAGGTTTTATTACCAACAAAACTGAAGGGGCTTTTTTAAATTCAAAAAGTGGTCAGGTAAAAGTTGCCAATGCAATAAAAGATGCTATTATAGATTACAAGAAAGAGCTAGATGATAATGTAGGCAGCAGTATTTTAGGCACCGAAAAACTAGATACCGAAACGGTAGAGACTTTAGAGAATTTACCATTGGTGTATGAAGGCATTACCTTTAAAGTACAGATTGCTGCGAGTTCTAAAGACTTAGAAACGAAATCTTATAATTTTAATGGGTTATCAGATATTAGTAAACTCAAAGTAGGCAAACTCTATAAGTATTTTTACGGAAGCACTTCAGATTACAATAAGGTAAAGCAACTACAAGAAGAAGCAAAGTCTAAAGGGTATACCTCTAGCTTTGTGGTTGCCTATAATAAAAAAGGTGAGCAAATAGAGCTAGACGAGGCTTTAAAATCTGCCACTAATTAG
- a CDS encoding toxin-antitoxin system YwqK family antitoxin — MKKTLFFLLMLVVTTNFFYAQELHKEYYDNGQLSEIGKLDTNGKATGEWKYYYENGKLSKIGHYDNDKNTGEWKFYYENGKLETVGTFENGITVGIWKTYHESGQLMGVGSYENRKQVGEWKYYYENGQLELVENYNTTGQKAGEWKSYFENGKLSIIGSYDNDIKVGEWKYYYEAGQLERVVLYNANGQLDGTWKKYHENGKQAAVGTFENDDQVDEWKIYHENGQLAEIGVFKAGELEGLWKVYHDNGQLSGIGHYKNDKTTGEWKHYHENGQLSEIGYTENGKKIGEWKFYYDNGQLSEIGTFGSQGVWKSYHENGQLSAVGIRENYKKIGEWKHYHDNGQLQEIGNFTNGKATGEWKIYHRNNSLYQIRLWDDGKFMDIISCYDNKGNILDKGTLVHGNGTVNYYDENGKLTKTKTYVDGIVKE; from the coding sequence ATGAAAAAAACCTTATTTTTTTTACTTATGTTAGTCGTAACTACTAACTTTTTCTATGCTCAAGAATTACACAAGGAATATTATGACAATGGTCAATTATCTGAAATAGGAAAACTCGATACAAATGGAAAAGCCACAGGCGAATGGAAGTATTATTATGAAAATGGAAAGTTATCTAAAATAGGACACTATGACAATGATAAAAATACTGGTGAGTGGAAGTTTTATTATGAAAATGGTAAATTAGAAACAGTTGGAACATTTGAGAATGGTATTACTGTCGGTATATGGAAAACCTATCATGAAAGTGGACAATTAATGGGTGTGGGAAGTTATGAAAACAGAAAACAAGTGGGTGAATGGAAGTACTATTATGAGAATGGTCAATTGGAACTGGTAGAAAACTATAATACTACTGGACAAAAGGCTGGTGAATGGAAAAGTTATTTTGAGAATGGTAAATTATCTATAATAGGAAGCTATGATAATGACATAAAGGTAGGTGAATGGAAGTATTATTATGAAGCAGGTCAATTAGAAAGAGTAGTATTATATAATGCTAATGGACAACTAGATGGCACATGGAAAAAATACCATGAAAATGGTAAACAGGCTGCTGTAGGAACCTTTGAAAATGATGATCAGGTAGATGAATGGAAAATATACCATGAAAATGGTCAATTAGCTGAGATAGGAGTTTTTAAAGCTGGCGAATTAGAAGGCCTATGGAAAGTTTATCATGATAATGGTCAATTATCTGGGATAGGGCATTATAAAAATGATAAAACTACTGGTGAATGGAAACATTATCATGAAAACGGTCAATTATCTGAAATAGGATATACAGAAAATGGTAAAAAAATAGGTGAATGGAAATTCTACTACGACAATGGTCAATTATCTGAAATAGGAACTTTTGGATCACAAGGAGTGTGGAAGTCTTATCATGAGAATGGCCAATTATCAGCTGTCGGAATACGTGAAAATTATAAGAAAATTGGAGAATGGAAACATTATCACGATAATGGACAGTTACAAGAAATTGGAAACTTTACTAACGGTAAAGCCACAGGAGAGTGGAAAATTTATCATAGAAATAATAGTCTCTATCAAATAAGATTATGGGATGATGGTAAATTTATGGATATTATCTCTTGTTATGATAATAAAGGCAACATCCTTGATAAAGGTACTTTAGTACATGGCAATGGTACCGTAAATTACTATGATGAAAACGGTAAACTAACCAAAACAAAAACATATGTAGATGGCATTGTTAAAGAGTAG